The sequence below is a genomic window from Streptococcus pantholopis.
CTTTCGGAAATTCAAACCCCTTGGATATCTCTGATGATGACCTGCCATTCTAGAGAAAAGCAGATAAGCGGTATTACTGTATTACTGCCTGAGAGCACCTGACTGCTTTAGTGCCTCTGGTTTTCTGTTTATTCTCTAACCTTAATATCAAAATAAATAGGCCCCAAGCGCTGTGTAAAAAAAAAAAGCTGCAGTCGAAGGAAGCGCAGGCTGACCTAGAAATGTGGCTAATCTATGAGTATAGACTTTCCCTGAGTTTTTAGTGGCTCATTGGTCAGTCTCCTATTTTTACCTTGCGTTTTAAACGGGCTTTGTATCTTAGTAAAGGAGAAATGATATGGCTCAACAACGCCGCGGCGGTTTTAAACGCCGTAAAAAAGTTGATTACATCGCAGCTAACAAAATTGAATACGTTGATTATAAAGATACTGAATTACTCAGCCGCTTTGTTTCAGAGCGCGGTAAAATTCTTCCGCGCCGGGTAACAGGCACATCAGCTAAGAATCAGCGTAAAGTCACTACAGCTATCAAACGTGCACGTGTTATGGCTTTGATGCCTTTTGTCAATGAAGACTAAACCTCTTATTTGATAGTAACTAAACAGCTTATAAGCTATCTGCTTATAAGCTGTTTTTTTATAAAAAAAGAGTGAGATTAAAATCAGATTTCGGCGGTATCCTGATTTTAATCTCACTTATCATAATTGACCGCCCCCCAGTTTGCAGCAGGAATGTAAAATTTTCGCTGAAAAGCGCTTCTCTGTTCCCAGCCTCTCTTTTTTGAGAGTTAAGGCCGTTCTTGCTGGGCGGTTAAGGCGTTTAAAATATTATATTTTCGTTTAAGATAGAAGCGTACAGCAAGTGATACGCCTCCAAGAACAACTAAAGCATACCAAGGGAGCTGTGGGTTGAGACTGGCCGGCAGGAGGGCGGTGGCAGAATAAATAAGCACAAAGGCCAGCATAGCAGCGCCCAAGATAAAGAAGGTTTTGAGCCGTCCCGGGCGCTGGCTCTTTTCTTTGCCCATATGCCGGTAAAGAAAGTGGTAGGTGGCGTACATAACAGCGCCGGCTCCGAATCCCAGTGTTATCAGTGAAAAGAGGCCTGTAGCTGCCGTATTGCTGTTGAAGAGCATAAGGATACCATTAAGCAGTGCCACGATTCCCAGAAAAAGCAGGGATGTATCTAGCCACATCAGCCATGGATTGGTATTTTTTTCTTGCTGGTCTGCTGCAGTGCTGCCGGAGCTCCTTTTTTCAGGGGAAAAGGCAGAAGCCCAGACTGTCGGCGAACCGAGGAAAGAGCGAGCCGGGATACCATTTTTCTGATTTTCCAGTATTTCCGGCAGAACTTCTTTAAGAATGGCTTGGGTTTCAGTTTCTGTTTTGCCATCTTCCGTAAGCTGGCGCATAGCAATGCGGATAAATTCTTGGTTTTTTCTGGTCAATTGTGATAGTATTTCTTGATCCATGATTTCTCCTTAAATTAAGATACAGAGCCGTGTTTAGTTCCATCAAGTTTAGTCCTGATTGGGACAGCTGCTTAATGCGAAGGCTTCAGTCAGTCTGATTTAAAACCATTTTTTTCTGATGAAATAGACAACAACGATAGCGCTCATTATTGAAGCGATTAAAACGATATACCAAAATGCGTGTTCCAAACCGTTTAAAGGCAGCCAATTGTTTTTAAAGTTCATGCCGTAGGCGGAAAAGATAACTGTAGGAATATCCAGCGCCATTGTCATCAGAGCCAGCGTTTTCATAATGGTATTCTGGTTATTATTGATAATTGAAGCAGTGGTTTCAGTCATGGCATTTAAGACATTTTCATAAATCCCTGCCATCTCAATCGCCTGCTGTGTTTCGATCAAAGTATCTTCCAGAAGGTCTTCGTCTTCGATATATTTTTTGAGGCTGCTGGTACTGCTGGAGAGTTTTTTGACGATACGCTCGTTAAATTTAAGCGAAGCCTTTAAATAGACAATAGATTTCTCCAGTTCCATCATATCAATCAGCTGTTCGTTCCGAGTCGCACCTTCCAGCTGAGCCTCAATTTTATCGCTTTGCCTGTCAATCGTCCGCAGGGCTGCCAGATAGAGTTCGGCGTTGCGGTATAGGAGTTGAAAGACAAAACGGGTCTTCATAAAAGTATAGAAGTTGCGCACCCGTCGGTTGTAAAAATGATCAAAGAGTGTCAGTTCTTCCAAACAGGTCGTAATAACAGCGTTTTTGGTTACAATGATACCTAAAGGAATCGTAACATAGTAGCTCTTATTATTGCGCTCTTCATAGGTTGGGACGTCAACAATAATAATGGTATAATTGTCTTCGACAGAAATACGGGAGGTCTCTTCTACGTCAAGCGGAGCCCGTAAATCAGAGATGTCAATGTGGAACTGTTCAGCCAGCTGACTTGACTCTTCCTGGGAGGGGTTGACCAGATTAATCCAAGCACCCGGCTCGAAACTTTCAATTTCTTTGAATTCCAATGCTGTTGAAAGAAACATTTGCTTCATGACAAGCCCTCCTTCGAAGTAAGATACCGTGCTGACAGCTTTAAACCAAGCAGAAA
It includes:
- the rpsR gene encoding 30S ribosomal protein S18, yielding MAQQRRGGFKRRKKVDYIAANKIEYVDYKDTELLSRFVSERGKILPRRVTGTSAKNQRKVTTAIKRARVMALMPFVNED
- a CDS encoding DUF1129 domain-containing protein — protein: MDQEILSQLTRKNQEFIRIAMRQLTEDGKTETETQAILKEVLPEILENQKNGIPARSFLGSPTVWASAFSPEKRSSGSTAADQQEKNTNPWLMWLDTSLLFLGIVALLNGILMLFNSNTAATGLFSLITLGFGAGAVMYATYHFLYRHMGKEKSQRPGRLKTFFILGAAMLAFVLIYSATALLPASLNPQLPWYALVVLGGVSLAVRFYLKRKYNILNALTAQQERP
- a CDS encoding magnesium transporter CorA family protein encodes the protein MKQMFLSTALEFKEIESFEPGAWINLVNPSQEESSQLAEQFHIDISDLRAPLDVEETSRISVEDNYTIIIVDVPTYEERNNKSYYVTIPLGIIVTKNAVITTCLEELTLFDHFYNRRVRNFYTFMKTRFVFQLLYRNAELYLAALRTIDRQSDKIEAQLEGATRNEQLIDMMELEKSIVYLKASLKFNERIVKKLSSSTSSLKKYIEDEDLLEDTLIETQQAIEMAGIYENVLNAMTETTASIINNNQNTIMKTLALMTMALDIPTVIFSAYGMNFKNNWLPLNGLEHAFWYIVLIASIMSAIVVVYFIRKKWF